The proteins below are encoded in one region of Candidatus Cloacimonadota bacterium:
- a CDS encoding peptidylprolyl isomerase, with translation MHIIAKIVNHEITDSDIARELAWGGTSKQALKRLIDRCLLLVKADQLGMRVTDEEFDIAMMELLEEEEPFGLPPGYLQSMDALEMETLLRRNILIRKYLSTLYPDEHPIEEAKLRELYDEQIQNFYSEEMVRCSHILIKGEDALRRITEIRSRIFGPAEFFEACRTCSDCPSNRCCGDLGYFPRGKLFPEIDAVAFSMQIDEISQPFASPEGYHILMLTDRKCKAPIPFEDIKSSLTAQIIQMEREYILMRHLDELYIEFKPQIKLFEDAVQ, from the coding sequence GTGCACATCATAGCCAAGATAGTTAATCACGAGATTACAGATAGTGATATTGCCCGGGAACTCGCTTGGGGTGGGACGAGCAAGCAAGCCCTGAAACGCCTGATAGACCGTTGTCTTTTGCTGGTCAAGGCAGATCAACTAGGCATGAGGGTCACTGATGAGGAGTTTGACATCGCTATGATGGAGCTTCTTGAAGAAGAAGAGCCGTTCGGATTGCCCCCCGGATATTTGCAAAGCATGGACGCTCTGGAGATGGAAACTCTTTTGCGCCGCAACATCTTGATCCGCAAATACCTCTCTACTCTTTACCCTGACGAGCATCCCATCGAAGAAGCAAAGCTGAGGGAACTCTACGACGAGCAGATTCAGAACTTTTATAGCGAAGAGATGGTACGCTGTTCACACATCCTTATCAAGGGTGAAGATGCCTTGCGGCGCATCACTGAAATCCGCTCCAGAATCTTTGGTCCTGCAGAATTCTTCGAAGCCTGCCGCACTTGTAGTGATTGCCCCTCAAACCGTTGTTGTGGTGATTTGGGGTATTTCCCTCGTGGCAAGCTCTTTCCGGAAATCGACGCCGTAGCATTTAGCATGCAGATTGATGAGATCAGCCAGCCATTCGCCAGCCCTGAGGGATATCATATCCTGATGCTTACAGATCGCAAATGCAAAGCTCCCATCCCTTTCGAGGACATTAAATCCAGCCTCACCGCTCAGATTATCCAAATGGAACGCGAATATATATTGATGCGGCATCTGGACGAGCTCTACATAGAATTCAAACCGCAAATCAAGCTGTTTGAAGATGCCGTCCAATAG